GCCAAGAGGCTATTGCTCACTCTAAAAAAATTGGAATCGTTTAAATTACGCTCGATAGAGCAAAGGAAAGAATTGGCTTTGCATCTTTTCCCCTTTCCTGACCGGAGGTACCCCGGCTAGTAATTCCTCGTCAGTATCTGACTGGGTGCCGTCGGCGAATACGTTCAGCACAAACGCTCGCCGAGATCTTTCCGAATGGTTAGCGTAGGAGCCATGTACTGTCAGTGGATGGTGGAACGAGCCATGACCTCGCTTCATCTCTATCGGCACTGGCTTAAATTCACCTTTCTGTTCTTCCGTGAGGTAATCCATCAAGCCCTCCATATCTCCGGCCAGCTCGGGTTTATCTAGTAGGCCCCAGCGATGACTACCCGGCACATAATATAAGCAACCGTTTTCAGTAGAAGCATCGTCCAGCCCTACCCAGCAGGTGAGATGTTGCATCGGAATGGTGCGGGTCCAGTAGGAATAATCCTGGTGCCAAGCTACCACTCCCCCGTGGCGGGCGGGCTTACAGAACAATTGATCGTGCCAGAAGCGCACTGAGTTGTTACCTAGCAATTGACTGGCGGTCATAACAAAAGCTGGGTTCCACAAAATATCGTGAAAACCTGGTTTGATTCGCCAGTGACCCAACGAATGAAACAGCGTGGTATTTGGGTCGGCCGATTCGTTAGAATGAAACTCGTAAAATAGCGAGTGCCCCGGATGATTGGGGTCGGTAAGCTCTTCCAGTTCATCCCTAAGCGCATCTACTTGCCAATCTTCTAGCAGTTTGATATTAGATAAATAGCCATTTTCCTGAAAGAACGCTACCTGCTCATCGCTCAACCGATACTGTTCCCACTCTTCGGGAGTTTGAGGCTGGTTGAATAGATCAGATACTAAATGGTGAACGTTAGATAGGTCTTGAACAGTAGTGGCTGGCATAGCATTGATTATTTATCAAGTTGAAGATACCAATACTTCCTAAGAAATCAAGCCAAAATATCTTTCACCACGTGTCCGTGAACGTCCGTTAGGCGATAACGTCGTCCCTGATGCTTAAAAGTAAGCTGTTCGTGGTCAATACCCATTAAGTGCAGTAGGGTAGCCTGGAAATCGTGGACATGAACGCCGTTGCTGGCTACGTTGTAGCTAAATTCATCGGTTTCGCCGTAGACCATTCCGGGTTTTACCCCAGCACCCGCCATCCACATGGTAAAGCAACCCGGATGGTGATCGCGCCCGTAGTTATCTTTGGTCAACCGCCCCTGCGAGAAGCTGGTTCGCCCAAATTCTCCTCCCCACACAACTAGGGTGTCTTCTAATAAACCACGCTGCTTTAAATCTTTAATTAATCCGGCGGTAGCCTGATCGGTACTTAACGCCTGACGTTTGATACCTTTCGGAAGTTCGCCATGTTGATCCCAGCCCATGTGGTAGAGCTGAATGAATTTCACATCTCGTTCGGCTAGTCGGCGCGCCAGAAGGCAGTTAGCGGCGTAGGTGCCGGGTTTACGCGCATCCTCTCCGTACAATTCGTAAACGTGATCGGGTTCCTTGCCTACTTCCACTGCTTCAGGTACCGAGGTTTGCATCCGATACGCCATTTCGTACTGAGTAATCTTGGAGTGGATCTCCGGGTCGCCCCATAGACCGTACTGATGCTCGTTCATCTCCTTAATGTAATCCAGTGCTCGGCGACGATCGTCTTGATGCACTCCGTAGGGATTGTTGAGATAAAGAACCGGGTCTTTACCCGAGCGAAACTGTACACCTTGGTGGTGAGAAGCCAAAAAACCATTGCCCCAGGCAGCCGAACTCAGCGGTTGGGCTCCGCCTCCCTTAGAAATAAGAACAATAAAGTGAGGCAGATTTTCATTATCTGAACCCAAACCGTAGCTTAGCCAGGAACCAATGCTGGGACGACCACTAAGCTGAGAACCCGTTTGCACAAACATGACCGCTGGCTCGTGATTAATGGCTTCGGTGTACATAGATTTGATAATGCACATCTCATCTACCACTTGCGAAGTGTACGGAAATAACTCACTCACCCAAGCTCCCGACTGACCGTACTGCTTAAAATCGTAGATTGATTTTACCAACGGAAAGGTAGACTGTCCAGTAACCATTCCCGAATTACGCTGAGTGCCTTTTACCGAATCGGGAATCTCCTGTCCGTGCCACTTGGCTAATTCTGGTTTATAGTCGAAAGTCTCAATTTGAGATGGTCCACCACTTTGAAACAGGTAGATCACCCGTTTGGCTTTCGCTGGAAAATGTGGCCCGGGAATGATGCCGCCGGAGGTAGCTGATTTAGCTAATGCGTCAGCGGGGTTTAATAAGTTTCCTAACGCTAGAGCACCAAACCCTAAGCTACCTTGCTTCAAAAAATCTCGGCGGGATTGCCGTTGTTGTATGCGCTTTATTTCTTCCATAATGCTATTGTCGGGTATACGCCTCGTTAGTATTCATAATAGCGTTAGAAACCGTAGCCAACGCTGCCACCTGAACGTTAGGTAAGGACTGGTTTCGCTCGTACTCTCCTATGCTCAAATAAGCCTGGGCATCCTGCGGATCATCTTCAAATCGGTTAACTTCCTTTTGGTAAAACTCCGTAAGCATACTCATTTCCTGCTCGTCGGGACTTCGTCCGGTAATTAGCCGGAATGCTTGCTCCAGTTGTTGGGTTGAGCCTTGCTGGTTCTTCTCGATCAATCGTTCGGCTAACACACGGGAGGCTTCTAAGTACTGAGGGGCATTTAGTAAAACCAAGGCTTGCAACGGAGTACTAGTGGTACGTCGACGTACCGTACAAACGCCGCGTTCGGGAGCATCAAAAATTAGCATGGACGGTGGCGGAGCTGTTCTCTTCCAAATAGTGTATAAGCTACGTCGGTATAGTCCGTCACCTGGTTCTTGTAAGTACTGATAGCGCCAACCTTTGTTGCTTAGCTCATCCCACAATCCGGCGGGTTGGTAAGGGTAGACGCTGGTGCCACCAATGGTATCTACCAATAGCCCACTAATTGCCAAAGCATTGTCGCGGATCATCTCGGCCGAAAGACGGAAGCGAGGACCTCGTGCCAGTAGTACGTTTTCTTTATCCATCTCAGCTAACTCAGGAGTGACGACCGAACTTTGACGGTAGGTTGATGACATCACTATCTGCTTGTGTAATGCTTTAGTATCCCAACCCGATTCCACAAAGGTGACCGCTAACCAGTCCAGTAGTTCTGGGTGAGAAGGCAAATCGCCCTGATTACCGAAGTCTTCAGCACTTTTAACTAGCCCCTGTCCAAAGTGCATTTGCCAGATACGATTTACGTACACCCGGGCAGTGAGCGGATTTTCTTCATCAAACAGCCACTTGGTAAGTCCCAGGCGATTTTTGGGAAACTCCTCATCGTAAGATAGTACCGCTTCGGGTATACCCGGTTCTACTTCGGTAGAGCGGGCATCGTATAACCCTCGATCCAAAATATAAGTGGGGCGAGGTTCTTCTAAGTCCCCCATTACCATAATCTCAGGGATCTCATTTACCACAGTGTTAATCCTCACTCGGTGTTGGTGCAAACTATCTCGCAGCATTTCGGCTTGCTCGTCTAACTGCGCCCAGTAGTATTCCTGCACAAGCGACTCTTCTTGATTTATCGCCTCCGTAGCATCATCAGGACTGTGCGAGTACAATACTTCCAGCCTGGTGAGTGCTCGATCGTACACTTTGATCTCATCAATACCGCCATTCTTGAAGGGAATAATGTGGGTTCGTTGTCCTAAAGTAAATCCATTAAAACCGTAAGTATGGATATTAGGCTCGTAGAGAATACCTTTGTACAGATTGTCTTGGTCAATACTGGCTGAAACAGGTTGTCCGTTTATGTAGAGATTAACTCCTTCCGCCTGACTGGAACCATCGTAAGTAATTGTTACCTGTGACCATTCTTTGGCGGGCAATGCCTCCTGAGTGGTGAGCTGAATGCTGTTGTAAGGCCAAGAGTGAGCCATGATAAATTGCAAGCGATTATCGGTCAGGTGAAGCGAGTAACCTTTGTAACCCAGCCGTAAATCTTCGCAGTGGTAGAACACTCCTATTTCTTTATAAGTCGTATCAGGATGTAGCCAAAGTGAGACAGAGAACGGCTCAGTGCGTTCGTACCAACCTACTTTTTCGCCTAGTTGTACGGAGTTATAATCACTGATGAAAAAAGCGTTTCCTTTTTTTCCTTCCTTGATGATAGGTTCTTTCAAAGTAGCGGGTTTACTTCTATCAACTAGGTTAGGCGAAGTGAATGCATCATCGTTGGGCTGAATCTGATCAAACGGATAGTGGGCTACTAAACCCTGATTAATTCGTCGCCGCAAGCCAGCTTTGGTGAGCTTAGTATTTGCTTTCCAGTTTTGGTACTGCTCGTCAGGCGATGTTTTTCGTTGATCCAATTTGGTCTCGAAGTGCTCAATTTTCTGGCTGACGAATTGAATGATGTCTTCTTGTTCTTCATTGCTAAGCAGTAACGAGGGACCAGGGGTTTGGTCAGGCCCATATACCGGAGTGCCGATCTCGCGGGTACTGTTAAAAAAACCTGAAACTTCGTAGAAGTCCTGCTGACTAATGGGGTCGTACTTGTGATCGTGGCAGCGGGCGCATTCCAGCGAAAGCCCCATAAAAACCTGCCCAACTGTTCCCACCCGGTCGGCAATATACTCCTGTCGGTATTCTTCAAATACAATGCCCGCCTCAGAGTTTTTCTTATGCAGACGGTTGAAGGCAGTAGCCAGAATACTTTCCTGCGTAGGATTGGGAATAAGGTCACCCGCCAATTGCCAGGTAGCAAACTGATTGTAAGGCATATTTTCGTTGAAGACTTTAATTACCCAATCGCGCCAGGGTGAAAAGTTCCGGTGCTTATCGTCTAGGTAGCCGTCGCTATCGGCGTAGCGGGCAGCATCCATCCAGTTGGCTGCCATTCGTTCTCCGTAAGCGGGTGATTGCAGTAGTCGGTCAACTACTTTTTCGTAGGAATCAGGCGAGTCGTCAGCCAGAAAATGGTCAATTTCTTCTAGCGTCGGTGGCAATCCAGTCAGGTCGAAGCTTAACCGTCGGATGAGTGTTTCTTTATCTGCTTTCTGAGATGGAGTAAGCTTCTCCCGCTCTAATCGAGCCAGCACAAAATGATCGATGGGGGAGCTAGGCCATTCTTCATTCTCAATAGTCGGTAGCTCCGGTTTCTCTGGTTTGATAAATGCCCAATGCGGTTTATAGTCGGCTCCCTGCTCAATCCACTTGGTAAGAATAGCTTTTTCCTCTATCGTAAGTTGTAGGTGAGATTCGGGAGGAGGCATTACAAAGTCGGGATCATCGGAAATGATACGGTGATAAACTGCACTTTTTCCCAGTTTGCCTGGTACAATCGCGTGTCCTTCGCCCGATGCCAAGGCAGCAAATGCTGCTTTGGGAGTATCTAGTCGTAAATCAGCTTCTTGATTTTCCTTGTCGGGGCCGTGGCAGGCGTAGCAACGGTCGGAAAGAATAGGTTTGACGTGAAAATTAAAATCAACTACATCTGGTAGTTTCCTCTCAGCCTCTACAATCTGCGCTGGCTTGTCCGCACCGCAGCGAACGAACAGCATCGCGAACAAGCCGAATGTGAGAAATAATAGTGGAGTATATAAACGTAGTTTGAGTAAGTGCATAGTCTTTCTTTCACCCTTGCAAAAAACGGGGTTACGCTAATATAATAAACTCTGATGGCAGATGGTAGGTTGAAAAAACCGTTTTATTAACTGTTAACAGAACGAACCTTTCATTTTACCTATTTGGTTGATTGGTTTTAGCTATTTTATGATATTGCAAGGGTGAATGAGCAACAACGCCTACTCCGATTACTCAAGCTGATTGCCCTGCTATCTTCCCCCTTGCGACGGACGGTGCGGCAGTATGCTGACCTACTGGAAGTAAATAAAACTACTATTTACCGCTACTTTCGCACGATTGAGGAAGCGGGCTACGCGCTGCTGTTAGACGATCAAAACCAATACTACTTAGATCGGAGTACAGTTCGCAGTCGTCATCCTGAATTACACTTTAGTGAAGAAGAGGCACAAGTACTGGGCGACTTAGTGCGGAGCTACGACTCGCCTATTCAGCAGGATTTGCTCAACAAGATTTACACGCACTCTACTTTAACCGAACTGGCTGATAGCCTAGCCGATGCTCAGCAATCGGTGCGTTACCGCATTCTCAAAGAAGCTATTCGGGAAGAACGGCAGGTAATTTTGCGGCAATACGTCTCCATGAATAGCCAGCAAATTGGTGACCGCCGGGTAGAGCCCATCGGCTTTCTGCATCGGGATACTTTGGTGGAAGCGTATGATGTGGAGAAAAAAGCAATGCGCCACTTTCGGATCGAACGAATTGCCGAAGTAAAGCGTTGCCAAACCTACTTCCAGCATAAAGGTGAGCACCGTCATAGTCAGACCGACCCTTTCCGGGTGGCTAACTTACAGTCTGTTGACGTTACCGTAAAACTTACTCCCACCGCTGCTCAGCAAATGAAGGAGCTATACCCGGCTACCGAGCCCTATTTACAGCAGCAAGGTGATTCAACCATTTTTTCAGCACCTGTCAATCGTGAATTCAAACTAATTGATCGCTTGCTTTTGAGCTTATGCGATGAAGTGCAAGTTGTATCCCCACCCCAGCTCCGCGAGCATTTGCAGACTTTCTGGAAGCGTAATACTATCTGAGGAGACCGGAGACCGGAGACCGGAGACCGGAGACCGGAGACCGGAGACCGGAGACCGGAGACCGGAGACCGGAATTTCAAGATTGAAAGCTAGAGGTCAAAATGATAGTAGATTTTTTTTGATTATGCTTCCTAGTATCATCCAATACGATACTCGAGTTCCTTAATTTCGGATTCCGGTTTCCCGTCTCCGGTCTCCATAAAAAGTTTTTTTCCAGTTGCAGAGGGTGCAACTCCGGGGTCGTATTCTTGTCATAGATTGATTTAACAGAACATATTATGCAGAAATTAACAATTTATGACCGCACATTTTTCGGAGAGCAGGTAGGAGAGGTTCAGATTATTGTAGGTAACAAAGTCACTACCGTGCGAGAGATTATCAACGCTCGGGTAGAAGCAGAAGTAAGTAGCTACAACCAACGCCAAGCCCATTATTTTCAGGGGTTAGTGCAGCCTACCGGAGCCGAGCAAACTCTTAACGGTTTTCGGCTTAAGAGATGTCAAAAAATTGACCCTGAACAGCATACCTATTTAGCGCTAGATAGCTTTCTGAAAAACCAGTACTTCGTTCTGATTGACGACGTACAGGCTGAATCGCTCGACCAGGAAGTTACCCTTCATTCCGAAACCAAGATTAGCTTTTTAAAACTGACTCCTTTAGTCGGCGGATAATTTTATAGAACACTGATAGACAGAGCTTTCTTCATTATCCACTATCCATTTTCAATTAAAAAAAAATCATGGCAATACAGACTTTACGTAAGATATTCTTTGGTAACTTTATACTTAAAGGCCACTCAGAACTACAATCATTACTGAATCAGATAGATCAGGAAAAGCGGACGAAGACTGATTACGGGTGGATGTGGATAGACCGAGATCTTTCAGAAACCTCTACTTATCAGCAGATAAAGGCGAAAAACCCGGCTGAGAAGCGAGAGTTAGTATTAGAACTAGTGGCTATGCTGCCTAAGCTGAAAAGCCGACTGGCCCGACGGAGCTCTTATAGATCTAGTGATCCGGATATTAGCTTGGAAAGGATGGGAAGTCTACTGCTAGAACGGCTTATCCGGCAGAAATTAGATTTACGGGAAGATGATTTTATCTTTCTACTTAATACCTACGCTAACGTTCCAGACCGAGCCTACTATCACTTGAATTGTTGGCCGGTAGGGTATACTGTAAAACAGTTAGAACGTTTCGCATCTAACAATCTACTCAGCCCTGACTTTCAAGCTTTCCTTACTCAATATATTCAGCAAGCGGATTTTGACCAAAAGCGGTACTACTGGGGGTCTAACTTACCGCAAGTTAAACTAAAGATAGAAACATTATTGCATCGAGCTCGAAGCGGTAATGCCACAGTTCCTCCATTAGTATTGAGCGAACAAGACAGCTTTGGGAGGTTAGTCAACCAATCGGTAAACAGCCTTTCTGGCAAAATGCGTCCCCACTATTACGAACTACTTCACTTGGCGGCGACGGCTTCGGGTGCTAAGCCTACCAAAAAATATAGTAAAGCGATAGAGAAAATTGTGGAAGCAACCGGGGCAATTCACCTTCGGGAGACAGTAAGAACGTGGCTGGCTTTTTTGATTAGCATGGATAATATTGAAGAAGAATATCATCAGACTTGGCAAAACCGAACATATACTTACACTACCCATATTTTTCTTCAGCACCAGAACGCTACCATTGCCAAAGGGCTGGTTTGGTCATTAGTACAAGTTAGCAATCCGATAACGTTGGTGACGATTGGGCAATTGGCTGAGCGGGCTTTTCGGAAGATACCGGGAGTCGGGGCAACGGCGATGGCGTTAGGTAATGCCTGCCTTTATCTGCTGGCGCATTCTGAAGGTACCGAAGGAGTAGCCTACCTTTCAGGCTTGAAGACTAAAATGTCACAAAATAATATCCGCCAACGGATACAGCAGTGTATTGAACAGAAATCAGTGCAGTTGGGAATTAGTCCGCATGAAGTAGAGGAAATGGTGGTGCCTCATTACGACCTTACAGCGGGTAGAAAAGAGATTATATTCGATGATTATACACTAGAGGTTTCTATTCAGGGCATTGGTAAGATTAACCAAGTTTGGCGGAAGTCTGATGGTTCAACGCAAAAATCAGTACCCAGTTTTGTGAAGCAATCTACAGTGCATCAGTCCCGCCTAACTGCCGTCCGGGCTGAAATCAAGGAAATCAAAAAGAATTTGACAACGCAGCGAGACCGGATTGATCGATCGTATGTGCAGAACCGGAGTTGGGCTTACGAAAAATTCTGCCAGTACTACCTTCACCACGGGTTAGTGGGTTGGCTAGCCCAACGACTTATTTGGTCATTTGAACTTGGCGAACAAACTATTCCGGCTATCTGGCGCAATAACCATTGGGAAGATGTGGATGGGAATCCATTGAACGGAATCAATGATATTACTCGGGTTACTCTTTGGCACCCAATTCAATCTAAAACGGAGGAGGTATTGGCGTGGCGTGAGCGACTGGAGCATTTAGAGATACAGCAGCCTCTGAAGCAGGCTTACCGAGAGATTTACTTGCTAACCGATGCTGAAGTAAATACCCGCTTCTACAGCAACCGGATGGCGGCGCATATTCTGAAGCAACACCAACTTAATGCCCTGGCGGGAGTTAGAGGTTGGAAGTACAGTTTAATGGGAGCTTTTGACGACGGGCGCGACCGGGCTGAAGTAGCTATTAATCTACCAGATCATAACCTGCAAGCTTCTTTCTGGATTAACGAAATGCTGAGTGAAGAGGCCATGAACGATACGGGAATCTGGCTTTACGTGGCTACCGATCAGGTACGCTTCACCCAAGATGATAAAGTGCTCAATCTCATTGATGTTCCTCCTTTGATCTTTTCCGAGATTATGCGGGATGTGGATTTATTCGTGGGGGTAACCAGCGTAGGTAATGATCCGCAGTGGCAAGACAATGGAGGTACTCCTCAGTTTCGCGAGTACTGGACAACCTATTCATTTGGTAACCTGAGTGAGGTAGCCAAAACCCGTAAGGCAGTTTTGGAGAAAGTATTACCTCGGTTGAAGATCAGTAAAGTAGCCAGCATTGATGGGAAGTTCTTGAAGGTAAAAGGAACGTATAAGACCTACAAAATTCACATTGGTAGCACCAATATTTTGATGGAGCCTAACGATCAGTATCTGTGCATTGTCCCGTCGCGTGGTTCGGCTTCCAGTGCTGATAAGTTGTTTTTACCCTTTGAAGGTGACCGAGGCTTCGCGATTTTACTCAGTAAGGCATTTTTACTAGCTGAAGATCATAAGATTACCGATCCGACGATCCTCAGCCAGTTAGGAAAATAAATACTGCCCCTCACTTCTTAATCAAGCCCTGCCTAAGGAATTAGACAGGGCTTTTCTCATTCTTTTAGGCTAAAATATCCTTTACTATGTGACCGTGAACATCGGTTAACCGAAATCTTCTTCCCTGATGTTTGAACGTTAAGCGCTCGTGGTCGATACCCATCAGGTGCAGCAGCGTAGCCTGAAAATCGTGCACGTGTACGGGATCTTTGACGATATTATAGCCAAACTCATCAGTTTCACCGTAGCTGAAACCAGATTTTACTCCGCCCCCGGCCATCCAGACAGTGAAGCAGCGCGGATGGTGATCGCGCCCGTAGTTGTCCTTGGTTAGTTTTCCTTGAGAGTAGTTGGTTCGTCCGAATTCACCGCCCCAAACCACCAGCGTATCTTCTAAGAGTCCTCGTTGTTTTAAGTCCTTCACCAGAGCGGCCGAAGCCTGATCGGTATTTTTACATTGATGCTTAATACCGCCCGGAAGGTTTCCGTGCTGGTCCCAACCCTGGTGGTAGAGTTGGACGAACTTGACATCGCGCTCAATTAGCCTTCTCGCCAACAGGCAGTTGGCGGCATACGTACCGGGGTCTCGAGCATCTGGGCCGTACATATCAAATACCCAATCAGGTTCATCGCGCATGTCGGTCACTTCCGGTACGGAGGTTTGCATCCGAAACGCCATTTCGTACTGGGCAATCCGATTAAGAATTTCGGGATCGCCGTAGGCTTCATACTGCAATTCGTTTAGCTGATGCAAATAGTCTAACATTTGCGCCCGATCTTGGTGATGAAATCCGTTAGGGTCGTTAAGAAACAATACCGGGTCTTTTCCCGAACGGAACTGTACCCCTTGGTGGGTTGACGGCAAAAAAGCATTGCCCCACAGTCGGGCGTACAGCGGTTGCCCCCCGGCATTTTTAGAAACTAGTACGATGAACGCCGGAAGGTTCTCATTATCGGACCCTAAACCGTAGCTCAGCCACGAACCAATACTGGGCCGTCCGGCCTGCTGCGAACCGGTCTGAAAAAAAGTAATAGCCGGATCGTGGTTGATGGCTTCGGTATGCAGCGACCGAATAAAACAAAGGTCGTCTACCACCTCCGCCGTATACGGCATCAGCTCACTTACGGGGGCACCGCTGTTGCCGTACTGAGAGAATGTAAATTGAGAACCAGCCAACGGGAGCGATGACTGTCCGGCACTCATCCCGGTGAGTCGCTGCCCTTTTCGCACGCTATCGGGCAATTCTTCACCATTCATCTTTTCTAGCAGTGGCTTATGGTCGAAGGTCTCAAACTGGGAGGGACCACCACTTTGAAAGAGGTAAATCACCCGCTTGGCTTTAGGCGCAAAATGGGGGGCACCCAACACTCCGCCCGAAACCTGCGGGGAAGCTGAGAAGCCACTCGTTGGGTTGAGCATCGCTCCTAAGGCGAAAGCACCCAATCCCATACCGGACTTGCGGAGAAACTCCCTTCGGTTAAAATGATCGGATATTTTATCTAAATGATTCATGGTTTATCGTTTCATAACGGTGGCATCCGCATTCATTACAGTACTCGCTACCACCGTATACGCTGCCAATGCTTGCTTATCGATGCATGGTTCCGCTTCAAACTCCCCGGTGGCTAGCCAGCCCGTCATTTTCTCAGGACTTTCCTGAAAATCGTTCTTCTGTTTGCGGTAGAAAGTGTTTAGCACGGTCAATTCTTGTTCGCTAGGAAACTTCGCCGTAAGGCTCCGGTATAGATTCGTAAGTCGGGTCTTGTGATTGCTTTCTGTCGTCAGCACCTTCGCAGCTAGTGCCCGGCTGGCTTCTACAAACTGCGGATCATTCAACAGTACTAATGATTGCAGCGGAGTGCTGGTTTTCTGGCGGGTAACTTCGCAGTAACTGCGGGTGGGAGCGTCAAAGGTGTTCATAGACGGTGGAGGTACGGTTCTCTTCCACAACGTATACAGGCTACGGCGGTACAGTTTCTCTCCGGTGTCGGGCACGTAGCTGGCTCCACTAATTTTCCATAGCCCATCGGGCTGATAAGGTTTTACGCTTTCTCCTCCGATTTTATCAACCAGCAAACCGCTAGCGTGTAGCACATTGTCGCGTAGCATTTCGGCGGTAAGCCGAAGAGAAGGCCCGCGGGATATAAGTTTATTGTCATAATCTTTCTCCAATAGCTCTTGTGGGGTTTGAGAAGATTGCCGATAGGTCGCTGATAGTACAATCATCTTCTGCATCGCCTTAATGTCCCAGCCCGATTCCACAAAACGAATAGCCAGCCAGTCGAGCAGTTCAGGATGGGTAGGCAGTTCGCCCTGATTACCAAAATCGGCTGCCGAGCTTACAATACCTCGGCCAAAGTAGGATTGCCAGTAGCGGTTTACAATTACCCGGGCGGTGAGCGGGTTGTGCTCAGAAAATAGCCATTGGGCTAATCCCAATCGGTTTTGGGGCAAAGTGTCAGGAAAAGTTAGTATGCTCTCGGGAGTTGCCGGGTGCACCTCTTCACTCGGAGCATCGTAGGCACCACGATCCAGGAGGAAAGTAGGGCGAGGCTCTTCTAACTCATCCATCACCATAATTTCGGGCACGGATTCTACCAACGCGTTTTGCTCAGTTCTCAAC
This region of Tunicatimonas pelagia genomic DNA includes:
- a CDS encoding DUF1501 domain-containing protein, which produces MNHLDKISDHFNRREFLRKSGMGLGAFALGAMLNPTSGFSASPQVSGGVLGAPHFAPKAKRVIYLFQSGGPSQFETFDHKPLLEKMNGEELPDSVRKGQRLTGMSAGQSSLPLAGSQFTFSQYGNSGAPVSELMPYTAEVVDDLCFIRSLHTEAINHDPAITFFQTGSQQAGRPSIGSWLSYGLGSDNENLPAFIVLVSKNAGGQPLYARLWGNAFLPSTHQGVQFRSGKDPVLFLNDPNGFHHQDRAQMLDYLHQLNELQYEAYGDPEILNRIAQYEMAFRMQTSVPEVTDMRDEPDWVFDMYGPDARDPGTYAANCLLARRLIERDVKFVQLYHQGWDQHGNLPGGIKHQCKNTDQASAALVKDLKQRGLLEDTLVVWGGEFGRTNYSQGKLTKDNYGRDHHPRCFTVWMAGGGVKSGFSYGETDEFGYNIVKDPVHVHDFQATLLHLMGIDHERLTFKHQGRRFRLTDVHGHIVKDILA